One window from the genome of Garra rufa chromosome 1, GarRuf1.0, whole genome shotgun sequence encodes:
- the rbbp6 gene encoding E3 ubiquitin-protein ligase RBBP6 isoform X2 — MSCVHYKFSSKLNYDTVTFDGLHITLSDLKRQIMGREKLKAADCDLQITNAQTKEEYTDDGALIPKNSSVIIRRIPIGGLKSTSKTYVIDRSEPSGSSKAIDDSPSISLALLSKTANLAETNASEEDKIKAMMSQSNHDYDPIHYAKKLVGPPPPNYTCFRCGKTGHYIRNCPTNGDRSFEAPQRIKKSTGIPRSFMVEVDDPNRKGVMLTNSGIYAIPTIDAEAYAIGKKEKPPFLPQNQSSSSEEEDPVPDELLCLICKDLMTDAVVIPCCGNSYCDECIRTCLLESEEHVCPTCKQSDVSPDALIANKFLRQAVNNFRNETGYTKRIRKVAAAHQAAAQGAQTQAPAQRPPMRLTTSRQQDPLMANVPSSAADSTPPQSTPAAPLSPVSTHQPSSTPPSSSSSTVNSSSAPAASNYSPVVNSPPHSTKQDDPPSSKEPEVPASTVVPSSDTSVPTTSIPKGYHVPVIGKPNMPQHHMHRSGQPRGSGPRPSGNRPSWEPSSNRGRGPSDRPPRTQPPPVQNLPPVVPPVFVPPALFPPPPHPMPQPPGGVPQQYPIQYPPGQQPPPPYNIPPPVFPPVPPNVTAPWVPPGPQPPIANPIPNIPAAPFLSKEEFYRQQRRLKEDSQCRFVTREKKSKLEEFTNDFAKELLEYRKIQKERRRSYSRSKSPYRDSSYSGSSYSYSKSRSRSRSPRSYSRSVSRSRSRSRSRSRSRSRSYSRSPYSRRGRGRSRSYRSRSRTPTYHRSRSRSPSYRAREMPGVGPGIYRSRSRSPLYRNHSPGKKLPPPAQIEGERKYAGRYRELPPYDAKAYYGRNVDQNDPYERERYREWEREYREWYDKYLKSYNNPPGGQMRGRAPGNRDPYTPERFAPPRPRENSPYSRGRREDYPLPPQSHGGPPRSRGGMTYQEKCAEKYGHLHGAGRGLNKEPLKPLKDREPSGSTAADPKSMKHKKHRKKKREDGDPFSHSDSMDESRKDDRKEDSMLMNSSRDDATPVRDEPMDSAAVPYKTTPVKEKKEKTKSKTDKVKRKSDNSGQKKDSSGKTSKPAREKESDAPREKVAPAEPAIKRVKEEPSHKSEPSKPQSSESKLMLPRKLMQSRPIKHHQEPKPIKDEAKSKKELVKDPPKQDKVPVKDGKVPKKEPEKPVKTEEKLPAKTVDTKQDKKKRKDDKPPAKELDAPPVKVAKMEVDVAKSSPKSKPRPESERPVEKEKVAIPSLMDIKPEPVRKIKINREIGKRISSIDRPLSAEDSAHATGKGRLDKSRTKLRRKVHTPDGSGSVLVDYTSTSSTGGSPIKKHEDKLDLKKTVVKTLEEYTNDSSTPAEDEIVMIQVPRSKWEKEDYESEDDESKVTAKTGNINTSSSAPSEESTAVKSAGKESPNADKALPVSKEADVKPAKDSTSGDKEKDTDKEKDRERERGKEKDRSSTADREATDKRKPSAPNQERERAQEKGSDHGSERSSSSQSSRDKQSDRSEPTSRKAAGRETTTGPTSRKAEHRDDSKDHLRSKDERNPIRRRVSPSPPPKVKDSHTESGRKALEAPQESQSPGRNKRASSQNAPEPKRTGPEDHKGDWPSSKESQGSRHSDVRPAKDREHRTPHRALTPEPRTDAEKGGAHGDHIKIPSARATRLSSDLARETDEAAFVPDYSESDSETSDVESKVEQRGRERDSSGSQSPSPSGSHGHSSSPSSPGSQDSKKKKKDKKEKKEKKKHKKHKKHKKHKKHTSNESESELKGQKHKHKKKKSKKSKDKDKDDKEKDESERDEHKAKASV, encoded by the exons ATGTCTTGTGTCCATTACAAGTTTTCTTCTAAACTTAACTACGACACGGTCACCTTCGATGGCCTTCATATCACGCTCAGTGATTTGAAACGCCAGATCATGGGGCGAGAAAAGCTGAAGGCCGCGGATTGCGACCTGCAAATCACCAACGCTCAGACTAAAGAAG AGTACACTGATGATGGAGCCCTCATCCCCAAAAACTCGTCTGTCATCATCAGACGAATCCCTATTGGAGGGCTTAAGTCGACAAGCAAAACATATGTCAT cgATCGATCTGAACCGAGTGGATCTTCAAAAGCa ATTGATGATTCTCCATCCATTTCACTGGCCCTGCTTTCAAAG ACAGCCAATCTTGCTGAAACAAATGCATCAGAGGAAGACAAAATAAAAGCAATGATGTCTCAGTCCAACCATGACTATGACCCAATCCA TTATGCAAAGAAGCTTGTTGGTCCGCCTCCCCCAAACTACACATGCTTTCGTTGTGGAAAAACTGGACATTATATTCGAAACTGCCCAACAAATGGG GATCGAAGTTTTGAAGCTCCTCAACGGATAAAGAAAAGCACAGGAATTCCTCGGAGTTTCATGGTGGAAGTTGATGATCCAAACAGAAAGGGAGTCATGTTGACCAACAGTGGAATATATGCCATTCCTACGATTGATGC TGAGGCCTATGCAATTGGGAAGAAAGAGAAGCCACCATTTTTGCCCCAAAATCAATCTTCATCCTCAGAGGAAGAAGATCCAGTACCTGACGAGCTGCTCTGTTTGATCTGCAAGGATCTTATGACAGACGCTGTGGTTATCCCCTGCTGTGGAAATAGCTACTGTGATGAGT GTATTCGAACGTGTTTGCTGGAGTCTGAAGAACATGTTTGCCCAACATGCAAACAATCAGATGTATCCCCTGATGCTTTGATCGCGAACAAATTCTTGCGCCAA GCCGTGAATAATTTCAGGAATGAAACTGGATATACCAAGAGGATTCGAAAAGTTGCAGCTGCTCATCAAGCAGCTGCACAAGGAGCCCAAACACAGGCTCCTGCCCAGCGGCCACCTATGAGACTGACAACCTCACGCCAGCAGGACCCTCTGATGGCCAATGTTCCAAGCTCAGCAGCTGATAGCACCCCTCCCCAAAGCACACCTGCTGCCCCTTTATCTCCTGTTAGCACTCATCAGCCCTCCAGCACCCCACCTTCTTCTAGCAGCTCCACTGTAAACAGCAGCAGTGCACCTGCAGCGTCAAACTATAGCCCTGTGGTGAACTCTCCTCCGCACTCTACTAAGCAGGATGACCCTCCTTCATCCAA GGAACCAGAGGTCCCAGCATCTACTGTTGTGCCTTCATCGGACACCTCTGTCCCGACAACTTCTATTCcgaag GGATACCATGTCCCAGTAATTGGGAAGCCGAATATGCCTCAGCACCACATGCACAGATCAG ggCAGCCAAGGGGTAGTGGACCAAGGCCGTCTGGAAACCGTCCTTCGTGGGAGCC GTCCTCAAATAGAGGGAGAGGTCCTAGTGACCGACCACCAAGAACACAGCCTCCTCCAGTACAAAACCTTCCTCCTGTAGTCCCTCCAGTGTTTGTGCCTCCTGCTCTTTTTCCTCCTCCACCGCATCCTATGCCTCAGCCACCTGGTGGTGTTCCACAACAGTATCCTATACAATACCCTCCAGGACAGCAGCCTCCACCTCCCTACAACATTCCACCACCTGTATTTCCACCTGTCCCACCAAATGTGACCGCTCCATGGGTGCCTCCTGGTCCACAGCCACCTATAGCCAACCCTATCCCTAATATCCCAGCAGCACCTTTTCTATCCAAGGAAGAGTTTTATCGTCAGCAGCGTAGACTGAAAGAGGA TTCCCAATGTCGATTCGTTACCAGGGAGAAGAAGTCCAAACTTGAGGAGTTTACCAATGACTTTGCCAAAGAGCTTTTGGAGTACAGAAAGATCCAGAAGGAGAGAAGGCGATCCTACTCTAG ATCAAAATCTCCTTACAGGGATTCCTCCTACAGTGGCTCATCATATTCCTATTCAAAATCTCGCTCTAGGTCCAGATCACCACGCTCCTACTCTCGGTCAGTTTCCCGATCTCGGTCAAGGTCCCGCTCACGTTCTCGTTCCAGATCACGCTCCTACTCTCGCTCGCCATACTCCCGAAGGGGCCGAGGTCGAAGCCGTAGCTATCGATCTAGGTCACGCACTCCAACATACCATCGCTCCCGCAGTAGATCACCATCATATAGGGCTCGGGAGATGCCTGGAGTGGGACCTGGAATCTATCGTTCCCGCTCCAGATCCCCACTTTATAGGAATCACAGTCCAGGCAAGAAACTCCCACCCCCTGCTCAAATCGAGGGTGAGCGCAAATATGCAGGGAGGTACAGAGAGCTTCCACCTTATGATGCTAAGGCTTATTATGGCCGCAACGTAGACCAAAATGACCCCTATGAGAGAGAGCGATATCGAGAATGGGAAAGAGAGTACAGGGAGTGGTACGATAAATACCTCAAGAGCTACAATAACCCACCAGGTGGTCAAATGCGAGGCCGTGCTCCAGGCAACAGAGACCCCTATACCCCTGAGCGTTTTGCACCTCCCCGACCAAGAGAAAACTCCCCCTACAGCAGGGGACGTCGGGAGGattatccgctaccacctcagaGTCACGGTGGCCCACCAAGAAGCAGAGGTGGCATGACATACCAAGAGAAATGTGCTGAGAAGTATGGCCACCTTCATGGAGCAGGAAGAGGACTCAACAAAGAGCCTTTGAAACCTCTCAAGGACCGAGAACCTAGTGGCAGCACTGCTGCAGACCCCAAGTCTATGAAGCATAAAAAGCATCGCAAAAAGAAGAGAGAAGATGGTGACCCCTTCAGCCACTCTGACTCTATGGATGAATCCAGGAAAGATGATCGTAAAGAGGACTCCATGCTGATGAATTCAAGTCGTGACGATGCCACGCCTGTCAGGGATGAGCCCATGGATAGCGCTGCAGTGCCCTACAAGACTACCCCTGtaaaggaaaagaaagagaagACTAAAAGCAAAACTGACAAAGTTAAACGAAAGTCTGACAACAGTGGGCAGAAGAAGGACTCATCAGGAAAGACGTCAAAACCTGCCAGAGAAAAAGAATCTGATGCACCGCGAGAGAAAGTGGCTCCTGCTGAACCAGCCATTAAGAGAGTCAAAGAGGAACCATCCCACAAATCTGAACCAAGCAAACCTCAATCCTCAGAGTCCAAACTCATGCTCCCACGCAAGTTGATGCAGTCTAGACCCATCAAACACCATCAGGAGCCGAAGCCCATCAAAGATGAGGCCAAAAGCAAGAAAGAATTGGTGAAAGACCCTCCAAAGCAAGACAAAGTTCCTGTCAAAGATGGGAAGGTTCCTAAAAAAGAGCCAGAGAAGCCTGTGAAAACTGAGGAGAAGTTGCCCGCTAAGACAGTTGATACTAAACAGGATAAGAAGAAACGAAAAGACGACAAGCCACCTGCAAAAGAGCTAGATGCTCCTCCAGTAAAAGTAGCAAAAATGGAAGTTGACGTGGCCAAAAGCTCTCCGAAATCAAAACCCAGACCGGAGAGCGAAAGGCCAGTTGAAAAGGAGAAAGTAGCTATTCCATCTCTGATGGATATTAAGCCTGAGCCTGTAAGAAAGATCAAAATCAACAGGGAAATTGGCAAGAGAATATCTAGCATTGACCGGCCACTTTCAGCAGAGGACTCTGCTCATGCCACAGGAAAGGGCAGACTGGACAAATCTAGAACAAAATTGAGGAGGAAGGTTCATACTCCTGATGGGTCAGGGTCTGTATTGGTTGATTACACCAG CACCAGTTCCACAGGCGGAAGCCCTATCAAAAAGCATGAGGATAAGCTTGACCTAAAGAAGACTGTGGTGAAGACCCTGGAGGAATATACCAATGACAGCTCCACCCCTGCCGAAGATGAAATTGTCATGATCCAAGTACCCCGTTCCAAGTGGGAAAAGGAGGACTATGAATCTGAGGACGACGAGTCTAAGGTTACCGCCAAAACGGGCAACATCAACACATCCAGCTCTGCTCCTTCAGAGGAGAGCACTGCAGTGAAATCAGCTGGCAAGGAGTCTCCAAATGCTGACAAAGCTCTGCCTGTCTCCAAAGAGGCAGATGTCAAACCTGCCAAGGATTCCACGTCAGGTGATAAGGAGAAAGATACTGAcaaagagaaagacagagaaCGAGAACGAGGGAAAGAAAAAGACCGCAGCAGCACTGCGGATCGTGAGGCAACTGATAAAAGGAAACCTAGTGCACCTAATCAGGAAAGGGAGCGTGCCCAAGAGAAGGGTAGTGACCATGGCAGTGAGCGAAGCTCGTCTTCCCAGTCCTCCAGAGATAAGCAAAGCGACAGGTCTGAACCTACCTCTAGAAAAGCAGCAGGAAGGGAGACAACTACAGGCCCCACCAGTAGGAAAGCAGAGCATCGAGATGATTCAAAAGACCACTTAAGATCAAAAGATGAGAGAAATCCAATCAGGAGGAGAGTATCACCCTCCCCGCCCCCAAAGGTAAAGGACTCGCACACAGAGTCTGGAAGAAAAGCTCTCGAAGCACCTCAGGAGTCGCAAAGTCCAGGTAGGAATAAGAGAGCATCATCGCAGAATGCCCCAGAGCCAAAACGAACAGGGCCAGAGGACCACAAAGGAGACTGGCCATCCAGTAAAGAGAGTCAGGGTTCTAGACATTCTGACGTACGTCCCGCAAAAGACCGGGAACACAGGACTCCTCATAGAGCTTTGACTCCAGAGCCTAGGACTGATGCAGAGAAAGGTGGTGCACATGGCGACCACATTAAAATCCCATCTGCACGTGCCACAAGACTGTCCTCAGATTTAGCACGGGAAACGGACGAGGCAGCGTTTGTACCTGACTACAGCGAAAGTGACAGCGAGACCTCTGATGTTGAGAGCAAAGTGGAGCAGAGAGGGCGAGAGAGGGACAGCAGTGGCAGCCAGAGTCCGAGCCCATCTGGAAGCCATGGACACAGCAGCAGCCCCAGCTCTCCGGGCAGTCAGGACAGCAAAAAGAAGAAAAAGGACAAAAaggagaaaaaagaaaagaagaaacacAAGAagcacaaaaaacacaaaaagcatAAGAAACATACAAGCAATGAGTCTGAATCAGAGCTCAAAGGACAGAAACACAAACATAAGAAAAAGAAGTCTAAAAAGAGCAAGGACAAAGATAAAGATGACAAGGAAAAAGATGAGAGTGAGAGAGACGAACATAAGGCGAAAGcatcagtttaa
- the rbbp6 gene encoding E3 ubiquitin-protein ligase RBBP6 isoform X3 produces the protein MSCVHYKFSSKLNYDTVTFDGLHITLSDLKRQIMGREKLKAADCDLQITNAQTKEEYTDDGALIPKNSSVIIRRIPIGGLKSTSKTYVIDRSEPSGSSKAIDDSPSISLALLSKTANLAETNASEEDKIKAMMSQSNHDYDPIHYAKKLVGPPPPNYTCFRCGKTGHYIRNCPTNGQDRSFEAPQRIKKSTGIPRSFMVEVDDPNRKGVMLTNSGIYAIPTIDAEAYAIGKKEKPPFLPQNQSSSSEEEDPVPDELLCLICKDLMTDAVVIPCCGNSYCDECIRTCLLESEEHVCPTCKQSDVSPDALIANKFLRQAVNNFRNETGYTKRIRKVAAAHQAAAQGAQTQAPAQRPPMRLTTSRQQDPLMANVPSSAADSTPPQSTPAAPLSPVSTHQPSSTPPSSSSSTVNSSSAPAASNYSPVVNSPPHSTKQDDPPSSKEPEVPASTVVPSSDTSVPTTSIPKGYHVPVIGKPNMPQHHMHRSGQPRGSGPRPSGNRPSWEPSSNRGRGPSDRPPRTQPPPVQNLPPVVPPVFVPPALFPPPPHPMPQPPGGVPQQYPIQYPPGQQPPPPYNIPPPVFPPVPPNVTAPWVPPGPQPPIANPIPNIPAAPFLSKEEFYRQQRRLKEEEKKSKLEEFTNDFAKELLEYRKIQKERRRSYSRSKSPYRDSSYSGSSYSYSKSRSRSRSPRSYSRSVSRSRSRSRSRSRSRSRSYSRSPYSRRGRGRSRSYRSRSRTPTYHRSRSRSPSYRAREMPGVGPGIYRSRSRSPLYRNHSPGKKLPPPAQIEGERKYAGRYRELPPYDAKAYYGRNVDQNDPYERERYREWEREYREWYDKYLKSYNNPPGGQMRGRAPGNRDPYTPERFAPPRPRENSPYSRGRREDYPLPPQSHGGPPRSRGGMTYQEKCAEKYGHLHGAGRGLNKEPLKPLKDREPSGSTAADPKSMKHKKHRKKKREDGDPFSHSDSMDESRKDDRKEDSMLMNSSRDDATPVRDEPMDSAAVPYKTTPVKEKKEKTKSKTDKVKRKSDNSGQKKDSSGKTSKPAREKESDAPREKVAPAEPAIKRVKEEPSHKSEPSKPQSSESKLMLPRKLMQSRPIKHHQEPKPIKDEAKSKKELVKDPPKQDKVPVKDGKVPKKEPEKPVKTEEKLPAKTVDTKQDKKKRKDDKPPAKELDAPPVKVAKMEVDVAKSSPKSKPRPESERPVEKEKVAIPSLMDIKPEPVRKIKINREIGKRISSIDRPLSAEDSAHATGKGRLDKSRTKLRRKVHTPDGSGSVLVDYTSTSSTGGSPIKKHEDKLDLKKTVVKTLEEYTNDSSTPAEDEIVMIQVPRSKWEKEDYESEDDESKVTAKTGNINTSSSAPSEESTAVKSAGKESPNADKALPVSKEADVKPAKDSTSGDKEKDTDKEKDRERERGKEKDRSSTADREATDKRKPSAPNQERERAQEKGSDHGSERSSSSQSSRDKQSDRSEPTSRKAAGRETTTGPTSRKAEHRDDSKDHLRSKDERNPIRRRVSPSPPPKVKDSHTESGRKALEAPQESQSPGRNKRASSQNAPEPKRTGPEDHKGDWPSSKESQGSRHSDVRPAKDREHRTPHRALTPEPRTDAEKGGAHGDHIKIPSARATRLSSDLARETDEAAFVPDYSESDSETSDVESKVEQRGRERDSSGSQSPSPSGSHGHSSSPSSPGSQDSKKKKKDKKEKKEKKKHKKHKKHKKHKKHTSNESESELKGQKHKHKKKKSKKSKDKDKDDKEKDESERDEHKAKASV, from the exons ATGTCTTGTGTCCATTACAAGTTTTCTTCTAAACTTAACTACGACACGGTCACCTTCGATGGCCTTCATATCACGCTCAGTGATTTGAAACGCCAGATCATGGGGCGAGAAAAGCTGAAGGCCGCGGATTGCGACCTGCAAATCACCAACGCTCAGACTAAAGAAG AGTACACTGATGATGGAGCCCTCATCCCCAAAAACTCGTCTGTCATCATCAGACGAATCCCTATTGGAGGGCTTAAGTCGACAAGCAAAACATATGTCAT cgATCGATCTGAACCGAGTGGATCTTCAAAAGCa ATTGATGATTCTCCATCCATTTCACTGGCCCTGCTTTCAAAG ACAGCCAATCTTGCTGAAACAAATGCATCAGAGGAAGACAAAATAAAAGCAATGATGTCTCAGTCCAACCATGACTATGACCCAATCCA TTATGCAAAGAAGCTTGTTGGTCCGCCTCCCCCAAACTACACATGCTTTCGTTGTGGAAAAACTGGACATTATATTCGAAACTGCCCAACAAATGGG CAGGATCGAAGTTTTGAAGCTCCTCAACGGATAAAGAAAAGCACAGGAATTCCTCGGAGTTTCATGGTGGAAGTTGATGATCCAAACAGAAAGGGAGTCATGTTGACCAACAGTGGAATATATGCCATTCCTACGATTGATGC TGAGGCCTATGCAATTGGGAAGAAAGAGAAGCCACCATTTTTGCCCCAAAATCAATCTTCATCCTCAGAGGAAGAAGATCCAGTACCTGACGAGCTGCTCTGTTTGATCTGCAAGGATCTTATGACAGACGCTGTGGTTATCCCCTGCTGTGGAAATAGCTACTGTGATGAGT GTATTCGAACGTGTTTGCTGGAGTCTGAAGAACATGTTTGCCCAACATGCAAACAATCAGATGTATCCCCTGATGCTTTGATCGCGAACAAATTCTTGCGCCAA GCCGTGAATAATTTCAGGAATGAAACTGGATATACCAAGAGGATTCGAAAAGTTGCAGCTGCTCATCAAGCAGCTGCACAAGGAGCCCAAACACAGGCTCCTGCCCAGCGGCCACCTATGAGACTGACAACCTCACGCCAGCAGGACCCTCTGATGGCCAATGTTCCAAGCTCAGCAGCTGATAGCACCCCTCCCCAAAGCACACCTGCTGCCCCTTTATCTCCTGTTAGCACTCATCAGCCCTCCAGCACCCCACCTTCTTCTAGCAGCTCCACTGTAAACAGCAGCAGTGCACCTGCAGCGTCAAACTATAGCCCTGTGGTGAACTCTCCTCCGCACTCTACTAAGCAGGATGACCCTCCTTCATCCAA GGAACCAGAGGTCCCAGCATCTACTGTTGTGCCTTCATCGGACACCTCTGTCCCGACAACTTCTATTCcgaag GGATACCATGTCCCAGTAATTGGGAAGCCGAATATGCCTCAGCACCACATGCACAGATCAG ggCAGCCAAGGGGTAGTGGACCAAGGCCGTCTGGAAACCGTCCTTCGTGGGAGCC GTCCTCAAATAGAGGGAGAGGTCCTAGTGACCGACCACCAAGAACACAGCCTCCTCCAGTACAAAACCTTCCTCCTGTAGTCCCTCCAGTGTTTGTGCCTCCTGCTCTTTTTCCTCCTCCACCGCATCCTATGCCTCAGCCACCTGGTGGTGTTCCACAACAGTATCCTATACAATACCCTCCAGGACAGCAGCCTCCACCTCCCTACAACATTCCACCACCTGTATTTCCACCTGTCCCACCAAATGTGACCGCTCCATGGGTGCCTCCTGGTCCACAGCCACCTATAGCCAACCCTATCCCTAATATCCCAGCAGCACCTTTTCTATCCAAGGAAGAGTTTTATCGTCAGCAGCGTAGACTGAAAGAGGA GGAGAAGAAGTCCAAACTTGAGGAGTTTACCAATGACTTTGCCAAAGAGCTTTTGGAGTACAGAAAGATCCAGAAGGAGAGAAGGCGATCCTACTCTAG ATCAAAATCTCCTTACAGGGATTCCTCCTACAGTGGCTCATCATATTCCTATTCAAAATCTCGCTCTAGGTCCAGATCACCACGCTCCTACTCTCGGTCAGTTTCCCGATCTCGGTCAAGGTCCCGCTCACGTTCTCGTTCCAGATCACGCTCCTACTCTCGCTCGCCATACTCCCGAAGGGGCCGAGGTCGAAGCCGTAGCTATCGATCTAGGTCACGCACTCCAACATACCATCGCTCCCGCAGTAGATCACCATCATATAGGGCTCGGGAGATGCCTGGAGTGGGACCTGGAATCTATCGTTCCCGCTCCAGATCCCCACTTTATAGGAATCACAGTCCAGGCAAGAAACTCCCACCCCCTGCTCAAATCGAGGGTGAGCGCAAATATGCAGGGAGGTACAGAGAGCTTCCACCTTATGATGCTAAGGCTTATTATGGCCGCAACGTAGACCAAAATGACCCCTATGAGAGAGAGCGATATCGAGAATGGGAAAGAGAGTACAGGGAGTGGTACGATAAATACCTCAAGAGCTACAATAACCCACCAGGTGGTCAAATGCGAGGCCGTGCTCCAGGCAACAGAGACCCCTATACCCCTGAGCGTTTTGCACCTCCCCGACCAAGAGAAAACTCCCCCTACAGCAGGGGACGTCGGGAGGattatccgctaccacctcagaGTCACGGTGGCCCACCAAGAAGCAGAGGTGGCATGACATACCAAGAGAAATGTGCTGAGAAGTATGGCCACCTTCATGGAGCAGGAAGAGGACTCAACAAAGAGCCTTTGAAACCTCTCAAGGACCGAGAACCTAGTGGCAGCACTGCTGCAGACCCCAAGTCTATGAAGCATAAAAAGCATCGCAAAAAGAAGAGAGAAGATGGTGACCCCTTCAGCCACTCTGACTCTATGGATGAATCCAGGAAAGATGATCGTAAAGAGGACTCCATGCTGATGAATTCAAGTCGTGACGATGCCACGCCTGTCAGGGATGAGCCCATGGATAGCGCTGCAGTGCCCTACAAGACTACCCCTGtaaaggaaaagaaagagaagACTAAAAGCAAAACTGACAAAGTTAAACGAAAGTCTGACAACAGTGGGCAGAAGAAGGACTCATCAGGAAAGACGTCAAAACCTGCCAGAGAAAAAGAATCTGATGCACCGCGAGAGAAAGTGGCTCCTGCTGAACCAGCCATTAAGAGAGTCAAAGAGGAACCATCCCACAAATCTGAACCAAGCAAACCTCAATCCTCAGAGTCCAAACTCATGCTCCCACGCAAGTTGATGCAGTCTAGACCCATCAAACACCATCAGGAGCCGAAGCCCATCAAAGATGAGGCCAAAAGCAAGAAAGAATTGGTGAAAGACCCTCCAAAGCAAGACAAAGTTCCTGTCAAAGATGGGAAGGTTCCTAAAAAAGAGCCAGAGAAGCCTGTGAAAACTGAGGAGAAGTTGCCCGCTAAGACAGTTGATACTAAACAGGATAAGAAGAAACGAAAAGACGACAAGCCACCTGCAAAAGAGCTAGATGCTCCTCCAGTAAAAGTAGCAAAAATGGAAGTTGACGTGGCCAAAAGCTCTCCGAAATCAAAACCCAGACCGGAGAGCGAAAGGCCAGTTGAAAAGGAGAAAGTAGCTATTCCATCTCTGATGGATATTAAGCCTGAGCCTGTAAGAAAGATCAAAATCAACAGGGAAATTGGCAAGAGAATATCTAGCATTGACCGGCCACTTTCAGCAGAGGACTCTGCTCATGCCACAGGAAAGGGCAGACTGGACAAATCTAGAACAAAATTGAGGAGGAAGGTTCATACTCCTGATGGGTCAGGGTCTGTATTGGTTGATTACACCAG CACCAGTTCCACAGGCGGAAGCCCTATCAAAAAGCATGAGGATAAGCTTGACCTAAAGAAGACTGTGGTGAAGACCCTGGAGGAATATACCAATGACAGCTCCACCCCTGCCGAAGATGAAATTGTCATGATCCAAGTACCCCGTTCCAAGTGGGAAAAGGAGGACTATGAATCTGAGGACGACGAGTCTAAGGTTACCGCCAAAACGGGCAACATCAACACATCCAGCTCTGCTCCTTCAGAGGAGAGCACTGCAGTGAAATCAGCTGGCAAGGAGTCTCCAAATGCTGACAAAGCTCTGCCTGTCTCCAAAGAGGCAGATGTCAAACCTGCCAAGGATTCCACGTCAGGTGATAAGGAGAAAGATACTGAcaaagagaaagacagagaaCGAGAACGAGGGAAAGAAAAAGACCGCAGCAGCACTGCGGATCGTGAGGCAACTGATAAAAGGAAACCTAGTGCACCTAATCAGGAAAGGGAGCGTGCCCAAGAGAAGGGTAGTGACCATGGCAGTGAGCGAAGCTCGTCTTCCCAGTCCTCCAGAGATAAGCAAAGCGACAGGTCTGAACCTACCTCTAGAAAAGCAGCAGGAAGGGAGACAACTACAGGCCCCACCAGTAGGAAAGCAGAGCATCGAGATGATTCAAAAGACCACTTAAGATCAAAAGATGAGAGAAATCCAATCAGGAGGAGAGTATCACCCTCCCCGCCCCCAAAGGTAAAGGACTCGCACACAGAGTCTGGAAGAAAAGCTCTCGAAGCACCTCAGGAGTCGCAAAGTCCAGGTAGGAATAAGAGAGCATCATCGCAGAATGCCCCAGAGCCAAAACGAACAGGGCCAGAGGACCACAAAGGAGACTGGCCATCCAGTAAAGAGAGTCAGGGTTCTAGACATTCTGACGTACGTCCCGCAAAAGACCGGGAACACAGGACTCCTCATAGAGCTTTGACTCCAGAGCCTAGGACTGATGCAGAGAAAGGTGGTGCACATGGCGACCACATTAAAATCCCATCTGCACGTGCCACAAGACTGTCCTCAGATTTAGCACGGGAAACGGACGAGGCAGCGTTTGTACCTGACTACAGCGAAAGTGACAGCGAGACCTCTGATGTTGAGAGCAAAGTGGAGCAGAGAGGGCGAGAGAGGGACAGCAGTGGCAGCCAGAGTCCGAGCCCATCTGGAAGCCATGGACACAGCAGCAGCCCCAGCTCTCCGGGCAGTCAGGACAGCAAAAAGAAGAAAAAGGACAAAAaggagaaaaaagaaaagaagaaacacAAGAagcacaaaaaacacaaaaagcatAAGAAACATACAAGCAATGAGTCTGAATCAGAGCTCAAAGGACAGAAACACAAACATAAGAAAAAGAAGTCTAAAAAGAGCAAGGACAAAGATAAAGATGACAAGGAAAAAGATGAGAGTGAGAGAGACGAACATAAGGCGAAAGcatcagtttaa